In Ilumatobacter fluminis, the following proteins share a genomic window:
- a CDS encoding putative glycolipid-binding domain-containing protein — MNPLHEPIPADGYATRWQTWDGNHEESFTLVWDNEAWTATGQVGSHDVQYVVRLSPMWQVRQFLLFRDLAEPDLWLGTDGHGRWGEMNGAHRVDLDGGIDIAMAVTPFSHAGPIRRLALAVGQEAPTVVLDVDVDTLGIVPAAATYRRTDEHTYVVDRADGTATVTVDAHGIPTEVTDSFRTP, encoded by the coding sequence GTGAATCCGCTCCACGAGCCCATCCCCGCCGACGGCTACGCCACGCGCTGGCAGACGTGGGACGGCAACCACGAGGAATCGTTCACCCTGGTCTGGGACAACGAGGCCTGGACGGCGACCGGCCAGGTCGGCAGCCACGACGTTCAATACGTCGTCCGCCTCTCCCCCATGTGGCAGGTGCGCCAGTTCCTGTTGTTCCGCGACCTCGCCGAGCCCGACCTGTGGCTCGGCACCGACGGACACGGACGATGGGGGGAGATGAACGGCGCCCATCGGGTCGATCTCGACGGCGGCATCGACATCGCCATGGCGGTCACGCCGTTCAGTCACGCCGGGCCGATCCGTCGGCTCGCCCTCGCCGTCGGCCAAGAGGCGCCCACGGTCGTGCTCGACGTCGACGTCGACACACTCGGCATCGTGCCGGCGGCGGCCACGTACCGCCGGACCGACGAACACACCTACGTGGTCGATCGTGCCGACGGCACCGCCACGGTGACCGTCGACGCCCACGGCATCCCCACCGAGGTCACCGACTCGTTCCGAACCCCCTGA
- the glp gene encoding gephyrin-like molybdotransferase Glp, with translation MKPLEDAQTFVLSECPPHDPVAVDFVVAEGLVLADDVVATEQVPPFDNTAVDGYAVIAADVAGAADSPVELPVVDEIAAGAHSAHVLQRGEAIRIMTGAPMPAGADAVVMVEDTERVGDDRVRISASVESGAAVRRAGDDVQPGDLLFEAGTVVTPAIVGVLASINARRVHVHPRLKVAVLSTGDELVEDGRELQPGEIRESNRRMLAGMLRETGCEVVDVGIVRDDEDALETVLLNAAASCDAIVTSGGVSMGDYDVVKAVLGQIADMTWMQIAIKPAKPFAFGKIEGTPIFGLPGNPVSSIVSFEMLARPALRRMMGHRRLARPSLVAVADEGLPRRSDGKVHLVRVLAEFGDDGRCHVRSARAQGSHQLAATALSNAIAIVPDGDGIPDGADVAIVMLQG, from the coding sequence GTGAAACCGCTCGAAGACGCCCAGACGTTCGTGTTGTCCGAGTGCCCGCCGCACGACCCGGTCGCCGTCGATTTCGTCGTCGCCGAAGGTCTCGTCCTGGCCGACGACGTGGTCGCCACCGAACAGGTGCCGCCGTTCGACAACACGGCGGTCGACGGCTACGCGGTGATCGCCGCCGACGTCGCGGGCGCCGCCGACTCGCCGGTCGAACTGCCCGTCGTCGACGAGATCGCGGCGGGTGCCCACAGCGCGCATGTGCTGCAGCGCGGCGAGGCGATCAGGATCATGACCGGCGCCCCGATGCCCGCCGGTGCCGACGCCGTGGTCATGGTCGAGGACACCGAACGGGTCGGCGACGACCGTGTCCGCATCTCGGCGTCGGTCGAGTCGGGTGCGGCGGTCCGCCGGGCCGGTGACGACGTCCAGCCCGGCGACCTGCTGTTCGAGGCGGGCACCGTGGTCACCCCGGCCATCGTCGGCGTGCTGGCCTCGATCAACGCACGGCGAGTACACGTTCACCCCCGGCTGAAGGTCGCCGTGTTGTCGACCGGCGACGAGCTCGTCGAGGACGGGCGCGAGCTGCAGCCGGGCGAGATCCGCGAGAGCAATCGGCGGATGCTCGCCGGCATGCTGCGCGAGACCGGTTGCGAGGTGGTCGACGTCGGCATCGTCCGAGACGACGAGGACGCGCTCGAGACCGTGCTCCTGAACGCGGCGGCGTCGTGCGACGCGATCGTCACGAGCGGCGGCGTCAGCATGGGCGACTACGACGTGGTCAAGGCCGTCCTCGGCCAGATCGCCGACATGACGTGGATGCAGATCGCGATCAAGCCCGCCAAGCCGTTCGCGTTCGGCAAGATCGAGGGCACGCCGATCTTCGGACTGCCGGGCAACCCGGTGAGCTCGATCGTCAGTTTCGAGATGCTCGCCCGTCCTGCTCTGCGCCGGATGATGGGGCACCGACGCCTCGCCCGGCCGAGCCTCGTCGCCGTCGCCGACGAGGGGTTGCCCCGCCGCTCCGACGGCAAGGTCCACCTGGTTCGGGTGCTGGCCGAGTTCGGCGACGACGGTCGTTGCCATGTTCGCTCCGCCCGGGCCCAGGGCAGCCACCAGCTCGCCGCCACAGCCCTCTCGAACGCGATCGCCATCGTCCCCGACGGCGACGGCATCCCCGACGGCGCCGACGTCGCCATCGTCATGCTCCAGGGCTGA